From the Candidatus Eremiobacterota bacterium genome, the window AATCTTATCTTGTCCGAGGTGGCCTCGGCCTCTTTCAGGCCGGTCTCGTTCCAGCTCTTGGGACTTGAGAAGGCGAGCTCTGCAACCGTCACGCCGGCGGGCAGCTTCTTTTCAATCTCCAGGGACCTGGTGAAGGGGAAGAAGCATACAAGCCTGAAGCCCTCTGTAATGGCATGGGATCCGTACTGCATGATGGCCGGGATTACGACGTCGCCGCCAAAGTAGCGGCTTACCTGGTCGATGACGATGCCCTTGTCCACCTTGATGCCGTACTGCTTCAGCCACTCCCCCGTGGCCTCGGGGAATTCGCCTCCCAGGAGCCAGAATACTTTCCCTCCCTTATCGACAAAAGCCTTGATGAGGTCCAGCTCTTCCTTGTAAAGGGCCTTCCTGGGTCCTGCGATGACGAGTATCTTTGCATCGTCGGGGACCTTCTTGTCGCTCACGAAGCTGAGGGGCTTTGCCTCGTACACTTCCTTCTCCAGGGATTCCTTCAGGATGGAGAGCCCTTCGTCCCGGGAATCGTCAAGAGACAGCTCATTGTGGCCTGTGAGAAAATACACCGCCTTTTTCCCACTTCTGGTCACCTTGAGAAGGGAGTTGGTGAGGCTCTCCTCATCGACGGTGCGCACCTTTTCCCTCTTGTCGCCTGATTCCAGGACTATCACGCCCGCCAGGGTGATGTCGTATTTTTTCGCGAGGAGGGGATTTTTGTTGGGATCAACAAACTCGTAGGAGAATTTGCTGCTCCCATAGCGGTATTGCTGCAGAAGATCCTTTGCCTTCTCCTCATCTCCCTTGTTGAAGAAGCCTATGGCCTTCACCGGGGTGGTGAGGCTTTTAAGGAGCTTCGTGGTCTGCTCTGAAAGGGTGTGCTTCCTGTTCTTGGTGAGATCATAGCTCTTGGGATGCTTGTAGGCGATAAGCATAACAAAGACAAGTATCCCCACGACGATGAGGGTGGTGACGATGGCATTCAGTTCGTATTTAATGGCTCTCTTCATGGTGCGCCTCCTTTCCTAACCTCTCCATTTTCTGGAGATGAGGTTGTAGTAAGTAAGGTAGAGAAACAGGATGGAAAAACAGACGAAGAACAGCACGCTGTTGAGATCAATGACTCCCTTGGTGAAATTATCGAAATTATCGAGAAAGGAGATGCTGGTGAGGAATTTTGACA encodes:
- a CDS encoding GldG family protein, with the translated sequence MKRAIKYELNAIVTTLIVVGILVFVMLIAYKHPKSYDLTKNRKHTLSEQTTKLLKSLTTPVKAIGFFNKGDEEKAKDLLQQYRYGSSKFSYEFVDPNKNPLLAKKYDITLAGVIVLESGDKREKVRTVDEESLTNSLLKVTRSGKKAVYFLTGHNELSLDDSRDEGLSILKESLEKEVYEAKPLSFVSDKKVPDDAKILVIAGPRKALYKEELDLIKAFVDKGGKVFWLLGGEFPEATGEWLKQYGIKVDKGIVIDQVSRYFGGDVVIPAIMQYGSHAITEGFRLVCFFPFTRSLEIEKKLPAGVTVAELAFSSPKSWNETGLKEAEATSDKIRFDPKTERQGPLCVAAAVTSKTAGAPPPPPPSPGASPAPKEEKKEGRMVVFGSAEIADNAFVTQSGNRDLLMNAMGWLAEEESLISIRPKDESGQPLSLTPKDISFIRFFTVLFFPLLFIFIGIWVRIRRG